In Monodelphis domestica isolate mMonDom1 chromosome 4, mMonDom1.pri, whole genome shotgun sequence, one DNA window encodes the following:
- the LOC100016367 gene encoding olfactory receptor 51A7-like: protein MSTLNISEGIISTFILIGIPGLEHIHIWISIPICLMYIIAALGNCTILFIIKTEPSLHEPMYYFLSMLAISDMGLSFSSLPTMLKIFVFNSPAIFPNACFAQEFFIHGFTDMESSVLLIMSFDRFLAIRNPLRYSSILTSARVTQLGLVLAIKSILLVLPLPFILKRLIYCKKRLLSHSYCLHQDVMKLACSDNQVNFIYGFFVALCMMSDFVFIVISYMLILKTVLSIASHGERLKALNTCVSHICAVLIFYVPIITLAAMHRFAKHKSPLAMIIIADVFLMVPPLMNPIVYCVKTRQIREKILGRLGLK, encoded by the coding sequence ATGTCAACTTTGAATATCTCTGAAGGCATCATCTCTACCTTCATCCTTATTGGAATCCCAGGACTGGAGCATATTCATATCTGGATATCCATCCCCATATGCCTCATGTATATCATCGCTGCCCTAGGCAACTgcaccatcctgttcatcatcaAGACAGAACCTTCACTTCATGAGCCCATGTACTATTTCCTATCAATGCTGGCCATCTCCGACATGGGCCTATCCTTCTCTTCTTTACCCACCATGCTAAAGATCTTTGTGTTTAATTCCCCGGCAATCTTCCCCAATGCCTGCTTTGCCCAAGAGTTCTTTATTCATGGCTTCACTGATATGGAGTCCTCAGTACTGTTGATCATGTCTTTTGATCGGTTTTTAGCAATCCGCAATCCCCTAAGATACAGCTCCATTCTTACTAGTGCTAGAGTTACACAGTTAGGACTAGTGCTTGCCATTAAGAGTATCCTGTTAGTACTTCCCCTCCCTTTCATTCTAAAGCGGTTGATCTACTGTAAGAAGAGACTTCTCTCTCATTCCTACTGTCTACACCAGGATGTCATGAAACTGGCATGCTCTGATAACCAGGTTAACTTTATCTATGGCTTTTTTGTTGCTCTTTGCATGATGTCTGATTTTGTATTCATTGTGATTTCCTACATGTTGATCTTAAAAACAGTCCTGAGTATTGCATCCCATGGAGAACGTCTCAAGGCCCTGAACACCTGTGTTTCCCACATATGTGCTGTACTAATTTTTTATGTGCCTATCATCACCCTAGCTGCTATGCATCGCTTTGCCAAGCATAAGTCCCCTTTGGCAATGATCATCATTGCTGATGTCTTTCTGATGGTTCCACCTTTAATGAATCCTATTGTATATTGCGTGAAGACACGGCAAATCCGTGAGAAGATTCTGGGAAGGCTTGGATTGAAGTGA
- the LOC100618610 gene encoding olfactory receptor 51F2-like: MVALTNSTTLSLTFFLTGIPGLEDIHIWVSIPFCCLYVIALSGNSMILFVIITEQSLHEPMYYFLFMLSTTDICLSLSTLPTTLGVFWFNAQEITLDSCISQLFFIHFLTIMESSVLLAMSFDRFIAICDPLRYSTILTPIRIIQFGLMMILRGSVVMTPVLLLLKRLSFCKNNILSHSYCYHPDVIKHSCSNTRLNSIYGLIAILLTFGLDAPLIILSYVLIIHSLLSIASPHERQKGFNTCVSHIGAISIFYIPLISLSSVHRWGHKAPPFVHTMMSNAFLLLPPVLNPIIYSIKTKQIRKVICKIFRKMESRSNVSQF, encoded by the coding sequence ATGGTGGCTTTGACAAATAGCACAACATTATCACTGACCTTCTTTCTAACAGGAATTCCGGGATTGGAAGATATTCATATCTGGGTTTCTATTCCCTTTTGCTGTCTCTATGTCATTGCTCTCTCAGGAAACAGCATGATCCTATTTGTCATTATTACTGAGCAGAGTCTACATGAGCCAATGTATTATTTTCTCTTCATGTTGTCAACCACTGACATCTGCTTATCCCTATCTACTCTGCCAACCACCTTGGGTGTCTTCTGGTTCAATGCCCAAGAGATCACTTTAGATTCTTGCATCAGTCAattatttttcatccattttctcACCATCATGGAATCTTCAGTGCTCTTAGCCATGTCTTTTGACCGTTTTATTGCTATTTGTGACCCTCTCAGATATAGCACAATCCTAACTCCAATCAGGATTATTCAGTTTGGACTGATGATGATACTTAGAGGTTCTGTTGTTATGACTCCAGTGCTCCTGCTTCTTAAACGCCTATCATTctgtaaaaataatatactttcaCATTCTTATTGTTACCACCCTGATGTGATAAAACACTCTTGTTCAAACACCAGGCTTAATAGCATATATGGATTAATTgcaatattattaacatttggcTTAGATGCTCCTTTGATCATCCTTTCTTATGTTCTAATCATTCATTCTTTGCTTAGCATTGCATCCCCACACGAACGCCAGAAAGGCTTTAACACTTGTGTTTCTCATATTGGTGCCATTTCCATCTTCTATATACCACTTATCAGTCTGTCCAGTGTCCATAGGTGGGGTCACAAAGCACCCCCATTTGTTCACACTATGATGTCCAATGCCTTTCTCCTTCTGCCCCCTGTTCTCAATCCAATTATCTATAGCATTAAAACTAAGCAGATTCGCAAAGTCATCtgtaaaattttcagaaaaatggAAAGTAGATCAAATGTATCTCAATTTTGA